In Methanooceanicella nereidis, the following are encoded in one genomic region:
- the glmM gene encoding phosphoglucosamine mutase yields MVLFGSSGIRGVVNELMTPDLALKAGKALGLTHKSVVIGHDPRTSSQMIENALAAGLQASGSRVTRIGLVSTPTLAYSARNYDCGVMVTASHNPSEYNGLKFWNPDGMAFSLKQQEELESLIYSDIKGVSWRSTGYEVTRHDAIFDHIDAILKDVEKCSLKVVVDCGCGAGSTISPYVLREMGCKVIALNAQPDGFFPARDPEPIEENLHVLKEAVKASGADLGIAHDGDADRMMAVDDRGKFVTGDELLAYFSRFEVKSSLVCPVDASMMVERSAPEARIYKTRIGDAFVSEEVRRMGADFGGETSGTWIFPRISYCPDGIYAAAKLVELVSKNGKLSEAIVSLPRYPLKRGGIKFAHGLDKASIMGGIKAEIDLTKPASINTLDGIRADYDGGWVLVRPSGTEPKIRITAEAENSERAESLYARAESIVKRCIDPCRQ; encoded by the coding sequence ATGGTATTATTCGGTTCATCAGGCATACGGGGAGTCGTCAATGAGCTTATGACCCCTGACCTGGCATTGAAGGCGGGGAAAGCGCTGGGCCTGACGCATAAGAGCGTCGTCATTGGCCATGACCCGCGTACTTCAAGCCAGATGATAGAGAACGCGCTGGCCGCCGGCCTGCAGGCTTCGGGCAGCAGGGTGACGCGCATTGGCCTTGTGTCGACGCCTACGTTAGCTTATTCTGCAAGAAACTATGACTGCGGCGTAATGGTCACTGCGTCGCATAACCCGTCTGAGTATAACGGCCTTAAGTTCTGGAACCCTGACGGCATGGCGTTCAGCCTTAAGCAGCAGGAGGAGCTGGAGAGCCTGATATACAGCGATATAAAAGGCGTGAGCTGGAGGTCTACCGGATATGAGGTCACCAGGCATGACGCTATCTTTGATCATATTGACGCTATTTTGAAGGATGTCGAAAAATGCTCTCTTAAGGTCGTCGTCGACTGCGGCTGCGGAGCGGGCTCGACAATATCGCCCTATGTGCTCAGGGAGATGGGATGCAAGGTCATCGCTTTGAATGCACAGCCGGACGGATTTTTCCCGGCGAGGGACCCGGAGCCCATCGAAGAGAACCTGCATGTCCTGAAAGAGGCTGTGAAAGCTTCAGGCGCCGACCTGGGCATAGCCCATGACGGCGACGCGGACCGGATGATGGCCGTGGACGATAGGGGCAAGTTTGTCACGGGCGACGAGCTTCTGGCGTATTTTAGCCGGTTCGAGGTCAAGAGCTCTCTGGTCTGTCCGGTGGACGCGTCGATGATGGTCGAAAGGTCCGCGCCGGAGGCAAGGATCTACAAGACTCGCATTGGCGATGCTTTTGTCTCTGAAGAGGTGAGGCGTATGGGGGCCGACTTTGGAGGGGAGACGAGCGGCACATGGATATTCCCCAGGATATCGTACTGTCCCGATGGGATCTATGCGGCTGCGAAACTTGTCGAGCTTGTGAGTAAGAACGGGAAGCTTTCTGAAGCTATTGTGTCGCTGCCGAGATATCCGCTTAAGCGCGGAGGCATTAAGTTCGCGCACGGCCTTGATAAGGCGTCTATTATGGGCGGCATTAAAGCTGAGATAGACCTTACAAAGCCCGCATCCATAAACACTTTGGACGGTATCAGGGCTGATTATGATGGCGGATGGGTGCTCGTACGGCCTTCGGGCACTGAACCCAAGATCCGCATCACTGCCGAGGCTGAGAACTCCGAGAGGGCGGAAAGCCTTTATGCCAGAGCGGAATCTATTGTTAAAAGGTGTATTGATCCATGCAGGCAGTGA
- the glmU gene encoding bifunctional sugar-1-phosphate nucleotidylyltransferase/acetyltransferase produces the protein MKAVILAAGEGSRLKPFTATRPKVMIPVGNKPILEYVINALQESGIVDIIMVVGYKREKIMDYFGDGHDWGVNITYVEQLQQLGTAHALRQSSHFLKDHFLVINGDTIIDSSAIKEIMRHRVGDAAMLTVNVENAQKYGVVKTQNGLVKSIEEKPKGEDVGNTVNAGVYRFSPRIFEFLEFMEISERGEYEITDAIKKMIFEEYPVKAVPSTATWLDALYPGDLIDMNTAVLRERKLRVKGHVEEGARIVGPVGIGENSLIMAGSYIVGPVCIGDNCDIGPNSVILPSTSIGSNCTIEPFTRISNSILMNNVKVSSFSYISRSILGEGTCVGPAFIAESDNTKIAVDERLVPANIGAIVGDDADIKGRVIVRPGNVIGARSRVGSGATVLANVPDNTRIL, from the coding sequence ATGAAAGCAGTCATTTTAGCTGCAGGCGAAGGGAGCAGGCTTAAACCTTTTACGGCCACAAGGCCAAAAGTGATGATACCGGTGGGCAACAAGCCCATTCTCGAATATGTGATAAATGCGCTGCAGGAGAGCGGCATAGTCGACATCATCATGGTCGTCGGGTACAAGCGCGAAAAGATCATGGACTATTTTGGGGACGGCCATGACTGGGGAGTCAACATCACCTACGTCGAGCAGCTGCAGCAATTAGGCACGGCGCATGCGCTGAGGCAGTCATCACATTTTCTTAAGGACCACTTTTTAGTCATCAACGGCGACACGATCATAGATTCCTCGGCAATTAAGGAGATAATGCGCCACAGGGTAGGGGACGCCGCTATGCTCACGGTGAACGTGGAAAACGCACAAAAGTACGGCGTCGTGAAAACACAGAACGGCCTTGTAAAGAGCATCGAAGAGAAGCCGAAGGGGGAGGACGTCGGCAACACTGTCAACGCGGGAGTGTATCGTTTTTCCCCGAGGATATTCGAATTTCTTGAGTTCATGGAGATCTCGGAGAGGGGAGAGTATGAGATCACCGATGCCATCAAGAAGATGATATTCGAGGAGTACCCGGTGAAGGCGGTGCCTTCAACAGCGACGTGGCTTGACGCGCTATACCCGGGAGACCTTATAGACATGAACACTGCGGTGCTCAGGGAAAGAAAGCTCAGGGTCAAGGGACATGTGGAAGAAGGAGCGCGTATCGTAGGGCCTGTGGGGATCGGGGAGAACTCTCTGATAATGGCAGGCTCGTACATCGTAGGCCCAGTATGTATAGGGGATAACTGCGACATAGGGCCTAACTCGGTCATATTGCCGAGCACTTCCATCGGAAGTAACTGCACAATAGAGCCGTTCACAAGGATATCCAACAGCATATTGATGAACAACGTTAAAGTCTCGTCATTCAGCTATATTTCAAGATCTATATTAGGGGAGGGGACGTGTGTCGGTCCGGCATTCATCGCCGAATCGGATAACACGAAGATAGCAGTGGACGAGAGACTTGTTCCAGCCAATATAGGAGCGATAGTAGGCGACGACGCTGACATAAAAGGCCGCGTGATAGTAAGGCCCGGTAACGTTATAGGGGCGAGAAGCAGGGTCGGCTCGGGAGCGACGGTCCTGGCCAATGTACCGGACAATACTAGAATACTGTAA
- a CDS encoding tRNA(Ile)(2)-agmatinylcytidine synthase, whose translation MLYVGLDDTDSKLGMCTTYLAAILAERLGRFGIEEKLLIRLNPNIKYKTRGNAALCIVLRDEDHIDEVERIVVDAVVEFARMEDENTNPGIVIHRGEIPDEVRDYALRVVRDIVEIDEAVSLAKKYGMRVHQFKIGRGVIGALASIGLDLYDHTYELIAYRMPENCGVPRYLDRDSVYAMDSATYPDTWDNVDLHNKVIVFSPHTPDPVLYGIRGNSPEVLLKAQLMLKTEPVERSIIFKTNQGTDMHLIKAGIADARNNRSYILKGRVSTVPYDIRGGHVFFEIEDEGAVIKCAAFEPTKNFRDIVRKLVPGDIVRVFGSVKDDTVNLEKLEIIELAESFKKMAPVCDVCGRRMESAGAGQGYRCRKCKTKAVAPIYEKVERDLELGLYEVPPTARRHLAKQIIRIEDPWCKMHPSR comes from the coding sequence ATGTTATACGTAGGATTGGACGACACCGACTCGAAACTCGGGATGTGTACCACGTACCTTGCCGCGATACTCGCGGAAAGGCTGGGAAGGTTCGGGATCGAGGAAAAGCTGCTGATCAGGCTGAACCCGAACATCAAGTATAAGACAAGGGGTAACGCCGCCCTCTGTATCGTCTTAAGGGACGAGGATCATATCGACGAGGTCGAGAGGATAGTCGTCGACGCAGTAGTAGAGTTCGCCAGGATGGAGGACGAGAACACTAACCCGGGCATAGTCATCCACAGAGGCGAGATCCCGGATGAGGTAAGGGATTATGCTTTGCGCGTCGTCAGGGACATCGTCGAGATAGACGAAGCCGTGAGCCTCGCGAAGAAGTACGGCATGAGGGTCCACCAGTTCAAGATAGGGCGCGGCGTGATAGGAGCCCTGGCCTCCATCGGCCTTGACCTTTATGACCATACCTATGAGCTTATCGCTTACAGGATGCCGGAGAATTGCGGAGTGCCAAGATATCTGGACAGGGATTCGGTATACGCCATGGACAGCGCTACTTATCCCGATACGTGGGATAACGTCGACCTGCACAATAAGGTGATCGTATTCTCCCCCCACACGCCTGATCCAGTACTCTACGGCATAAGAGGCAATAGCCCGGAAGTGCTCCTGAAAGCCCAGCTAATGCTGAAGACCGAGCCTGTCGAGCGCTCCATCATATTCAAGACCAACCAGGGCACGGACATGCATCTCATTAAAGCCGGCATAGCCGATGCCAGGAATAACCGCTCTTACATATTGAAAGGGCGCGTATCGACAGTACCATATGACATCAGGGGAGGACATGTCTTCTTTGAGATAGAGGATGAAGGCGCTGTTATAAAATGCGCCGCGTTCGAGCCTACAAAGAATTTCAGGGACATTGTGAGGAAACTTGTACCGGGAGATATCGTAAGGGTCTTTGGAAGCGTCAAGGATGATACTGTCAACCTTGAGAAATTAGAGATCATAGAGCTGGCGGAGAGCTTTAAGAAAATGGCGCCTGTGTGCGATGTTTGCGGCCGCAGGATGGAGTCCGCCGGAGCAGGGCAGGGATACAGGTGCAGAAAATGTAAGACAAAGGCCGTTGCCCCGATCTATGAAAAAGTCGAGCGTGATCTTGAGCTTGGTTTGTATGAGGTGCCTCCGACGGCGAGAAGACACCTGGCGAAGCAGATCATCAGGATAGAAGATCCGTGGTGCAAAATGCATCCAAGCCGATGA
- the glmS gene encoding glutamine--fructose-6-phosphate transaminase (isomerizing): MCGIVGCIGTNNAAEALIDSLERLEYRGYDSAGVALVSSGELNVIKSKGRIFRLKDKMSSKIFSRTGIGHTRWATHGSPSDINAHPHTDCTGKIAVVHNGIIENYQELKNMLISRGHRFVSETDTEVLAHLIEEHYVGDTKLALREAISEVEGSYAIAVVNRDEPDKIFAARKDSPMVIGLGENNYYLASDVTAFVKHTRNAIFLHDGDMAVLTNNGVSITDFLDNPVMREVTLVEWDIEAAEKCGYDHFMLKEIHEQPKSLKDVMSGRLNEFTGDVELKEMTLTRAEIGSLKRVIIIACGTSYHAGMMGKYAIESVTDIPVSVEIGSEFRYSSNRVGPETLIIAISQSGETADTVAAIKDARKKGSNVIAITNVVGSTISREADSTIYMRTGPEIGVAATKTFTGQIAVIYMIALYLGRARGNISPEDARSIISEMKSLSQKSKLVLEKEEYIANIARMFVNAPSFFFVGRNLNFPAALEGALKLKEISYIYSEGFAAGELKHGPLALLTTNIPVVAIATRCPTYDKMVSNIKEIKARDASVIAIASECDNKISQFVDLVIKIPDAGEYASPVLSSIALQLFAYYVARFRGCPIDKPRNLAKSVTVE; encoded by the coding sequence ATTTGCGGAATAGTAGGATGCATAGGCACAAATAACGCTGCTGAGGCTTTGATCGACTCACTCGAACGGCTGGAATACAGGGGATATGATTCAGCGGGAGTCGCGCTGGTGAGCTCCGGGGAGCTTAATGTCATTAAATCAAAGGGCAGGATATTCAGGCTTAAGGATAAGATGTCGTCCAAGATCTTTTCAAGGACGGGCATAGGACATACAAGATGGGCCACTCACGGCAGCCCGTCGGACATTAACGCCCATCCTCACACGGACTGCACAGGTAAGATAGCCGTCGTCCATAACGGCATAATCGAGAATTATCAGGAACTAAAGAATATGCTTATATCCCGGGGCCACAGGTTCGTCTCGGAGACTGACACCGAGGTCCTGGCACATCTTATAGAAGAGCATTATGTTGGCGATACTAAATTAGCCCTGAGGGAGGCTATCAGCGAAGTAGAGGGCTCGTATGCGATAGCCGTAGTGAACAGGGATGAGCCCGATAAGATTTTCGCCGCCAGGAAGGACAGCCCGATGGTCATCGGACTTGGCGAGAATAACTATTATCTGGCATCTGATGTTACGGCCTTCGTTAAGCACACGAGGAACGCAATATTCCTGCACGACGGCGACATGGCGGTGCTCACGAATAATGGCGTCAGTATAACCGACTTTTTAGACAATCCTGTAATGAGGGAGGTCACGCTGGTCGAGTGGGATATTGAGGCCGCGGAAAAATGCGGCTACGACCATTTCATGCTCAAGGAGATCCACGAGCAGCCTAAATCTCTTAAGGATGTCATGTCCGGCAGGCTGAATGAGTTCACGGGAGATGTAGAGCTAAAAGAGATGACCCTCACGAGGGCTGAAATAGGCAGCCTGAAGCGCGTGATAATCATAGCATGCGGCACTTCGTATCACGCCGGCATGATGGGTAAATACGCGATCGAATCGGTCACCGATATCCCGGTCTCTGTGGAGATAGGCTCCGAGTTCAGGTACTCCTCGAATAGGGTCGGCCCTGAAACGCTCATCATTGCCATATCGCAGTCCGGGGAGACAGCGGATACCGTAGCCGCGATAAAGGACGCGAGAAAGAAGGGATCTAATGTCATAGCTATCACTAACGTGGTCGGTAGTACGATATCGCGCGAAGCCGACAGCACCATTTACATGCGCACCGGGCCGGAGATCGGCGTCGCTGCCACCAAGACGTTTACCGGGCAGATAGCCGTCATTTATATGATCGCCCTTTACCTGGGCAGGGCAAGGGGCAATATTAGCCCGGAGGATGCCAGGAGCATCATATCCGAGATGAAGTCCCTGTCGCAGAAGTCAAAGCTCGTCCTGGAAAAGGAGGAGTATATCGCGAATATCGCAAGGATGTTCGTAAACGCCCCGTCTTTCTTCTTCGTCGGCAGGAACTTGAACTTCCCGGCCGCCCTCGAGGGTGCGCTTAAGCTTAAGGAAATATCCTATATCTATTCCGAGGGATTCGCGGCGGGAGAGCTGAAGCACGGCCCGCTGGCACTGCTGACCACGAACATACCGGTCGTAGCCATCGCTACGAGGTGCCCGACATACGATAAGATGGTCAGCAACATTAAGGAGATCAAGGCCAGGGACGCCTCGGTCATCGCTATCGCGAGCGAGTGCGATAATAAGATAAGCCAGTTCGTCGACCTGGTCATTAAGATCCCGGACGCGGGTGAGTATGCCTCGCCGGTGCTTTCATCTATAGCCTTACAGCTGTTCGCCTATTATGTGGCGAGGTTCAGGGGCTGCCCGATAGATAAGCCGAGGAATCTGGCAAAGTCGGTCACGGTGGAGTAA
- a CDS encoding transcriptional regulator, translated as MTRETLLDRVISLLQKAEFILSEKCDIRPRSFDLGARRGKTFLLIKVLSNIEGLGEETSLEMRRLAVLFSGSPIIIGEHTNDHPLESGAVYLRYGIPCINIETLHDFFVEEVPPLVYAAPGGLYVEIDGDTLKAIREVKGISLGDMSKQLGVSRRTISKYESGMNATIEIALRLEEILDSPIARPINILITLDKARQEQNQPNDLRKANPLERDALSALMNIGFEVYHTTRAPFNALSRDDYNKMLTGVSDYTEVMLKKAKFMSSLASVAGTYSLFIVDGMRHPKQIGNTLLIMREDLKDINDTEDLFTIFGEKMDPDKSNN; from the coding sequence ATGACTCGAGAAACACTGCTGGATAGGGTGATAAGTCTTCTACAGAAGGCAGAATTCATACTCTCCGAGAAGTGCGATATAAGGCCCAGGAGCTTTGATCTGGGGGCTCGCAGGGGAAAAACGTTTCTACTTATCAAGGTGCTGTCCAACATTGAAGGACTGGGCGAAGAAACTTCTCTGGAGATGCGCAGGCTAGCCGTGCTTTTCAGCGGCTCCCCGATAATAATTGGCGAGCATACCAACGACCATCCGCTTGAAAGCGGCGCCGTATACCTGAGATACGGCATACCTTGCATTAACATCGAGACGCTTCACGATTTCTTTGTCGAGGAAGTCCCGCCGCTGGTTTACGCCGCTCCCGGAGGGCTCTACGTCGAGATAGACGGCGACACGCTTAAGGCGATCCGCGAGGTGAAGGGCATCTCACTGGGCGACATGTCCAAGCAGCTCGGAGTTTCAAGGCGCACCATAAGCAAATATGAGAGCGGCATGAACGCCACTATAGAGATAGCGCTGCGCCTTGAGGAGATACTGGACTCTCCTATCGCAAGGCCCATTAACATACTGATAACCCTCGATAAGGCCCGGCAGGAACAGAACCAGCCGAACGACCTCAGGAAGGCGAACCCTCTGGAAAGGGACGCGCTGAGCGCTCTCATGAACATCGGCTTTGAAGTGTACCATACTACCAGGGCGCCGTTCAACGCGCTGTCAAGGGACGACTATAACAAGATGCTCACGGGCGTAAGCGACTATACCGAGGTCATGCTTAAAAAGGCGAAGTTCATGTCAAGCCTTGCGAGCGTTGCAGGCACATACTCTTTATTCATAGTCGACGGGATGCGCCATCCGAAGCAGATTGGTAATACTCTCCTGATAATGCGCGAAGACCTGAAAGATATTAACGACACTGAAGATCTTTTCACGATCTTTGGTGAAAAGATGGATCCGGATAAAAGTAATAACTGA
- the glmU gene encoding bifunctional sugar-1-phosphate nucleotidylyltransferase/acetyltransferase: protein MQAVILAAGEGTRMRPLTENRPKVMLPIANRPMLEHIINEVKKSGIRDVVLITGYKKESITNYFGDGSKFGVHIDYIVQEKQMGTGHAFGMAAKAVKGKFIALNGDVMVTSSHIKKVICRDEDAIITVKEVADPRSYGVIERDGGSVIRIVEKSPEPPTNLANAGVYLFNASIFDAIKNTKLSPRGEIEITDSLQMLIDDGKRVGFEVMDEQWLDVGRPWELLTANELALKKMKGSIEGEVEPNATLKGEVSVGKGTLIRNGAYIVGPVVIGENCDIGPNCFIRASTSIGNDVHIGNAVEIKNSVIMDGTKIGHLSYVGDSVIGSRCNFGAGTKIANLRLDEKNIPVIVKGEKVDSGRRKLGCIMGDDVHTGIGSLINVGTVVGAGAAIGPGVLAKGEIKKGEKVLER, encoded by the coding sequence ATGCAGGCAGTGATACTGGCCGCCGGCGAGGGCACGCGGATGCGGCCCCTGACCGAGAACCGCCCGAAGGTGATGTTGCCCATAGCGAACAGGCCGATGCTGGAGCACATCATTAATGAGGTAAAGAAATCCGGCATCAGGGATGTTGTACTTATCACGGGCTATAAGAAAGAGTCTATTACAAACTATTTTGGCGACGGCTCTAAGTTTGGCGTTCATATTGATTATATTGTCCAGGAAAAGCAGATGGGTACCGGCCACGCTTTCGGGATGGCTGCTAAGGCGGTGAAGGGTAAGTTCATCGCGCTGAACGGCGACGTCATGGTCACTTCTTCTCATATTAAAAAGGTCATTTGCAGGGACGAGGACGCTATCATTACCGTTAAGGAGGTCGCGGACCCGAGGTCATACGGCGTGATAGAGCGTGATGGCGGCAGCGTTATACGCATCGTTGAGAAATCTCCGGAGCCTCCGACGAACCTTGCGAACGCGGGCGTTTATCTTTTTAACGCTTCGATTTTTGATGCTATAAAGAATACTAAGCTTTCTCCCAGGGGAGAGATCGAGATCACTGATTCTTTGCAGATGCTTATTGATGATGGTAAGCGTGTTGGCTTTGAGGTCATGGATGAGCAGTGGCTGGATGTCGGCAGGCCGTGGGAGCTTTTGACGGCTAATGAGCTGGCCTTGAAGAAAATGAAAGGCTCTATCGAGGGCGAGGTCGAGCCGAACGCTACTTTGAAGGGCGAGGTCTCCGTCGGAAAAGGTACGCTGATACGGAACGGCGCGTATATTGTTGGTCCTGTGGTTATCGGTGAGAATTGTGATATTGGCCCGAACTGTTTCATAAGGGCATCGACCAGTATAGGCAATGACGTGCATATAGGCAACGCTGTGGAGATCAAGAACTCTGTTATAATGGATGGTACGAAGATAGGGCATCTGAGCTATGTGGGTGACAGCGTCATAGGGTCGAGATGTAATTTTGGCGCGGGTACGAAAATCGCTAACTTGAGGCTTGATGAGAAGAACATCCCTGTTATCGTGAAGGGTGAAAAGGTTGATAGCGGCCGCAGGAAGCTTGGATGTATCATGGGCGACGATGTTCATACGGGCATCGGGAGCCTGATCAATGTTGGTACTGTTGTTGGCGCTGGTGCTGCTATCGGGCCGGGCGTTTTAGCTAAGGGCGAGATTAAGAAAGGGGAGAAAGTATTAGAGAGATAG
- a CDS encoding metal-dependent hydrolase, with the protein MLLFGHIGLTLAIVFLIFMFLKEDVDFRFVLIGSMLPDIIDKPIGNFLFFDVFGNGRIFCHTLLFIAVLVGIGIIANRFGKGLGFQFLALGAIFHIAEDYLWLHPETLFWPLFGWEFPKHEYGNYVMYLLQNLFTNMDTFVPEVVGLLILGIFAYQCRLYRPDELKEFIFTGKLSSVWKGKNVAITPRA; encoded by the coding sequence ATGTTATTGTTCGGGCATATAGGCCTTACTCTGGCTATCGTTTTCTTGATATTCATGTTCTTGAAGGAGGACGTGGATTTTCGTTTTGTTTTGATAGGTTCTATGCTGCCTGATATCATCGATAAGCCCATAGGGAATTTTTTGTTCTTTGACGTTTTTGGTAATGGGCGGATATTTTGCCATACTCTGTTGTTTATCGCTGTGCTTGTTGGGATCGGTATTATTGCTAACAGGTTTGGGAAGGGACTGGGCTTTCAGTTTCTGGCACTGGGGGCGATCTTTCATATTGCGGAGGATTATCTGTGGTTGCATCCGGAGACGCTGTTCTGGCCGCTTTTTGGATGGGAGTTCCCGAAGCATGAATATGGTAATTATGTGATGTATCTATTGCAGAATTTATTTACTAATATGGATACGTTCGTGCCTGAGGTTGTGGGGTTGCTTATCTTGGGGATATTTGCGTACCAGTGCAGGCTGTACAGGCCGGATGAGCTCAAGGAGTTTATTTTTACGGGGAAGTTATCCTCTGTGTGGAAGGGTAAAAATGTGGCTATAACCCCGAGAGCATGA
- a CDS encoding 50S ribosomal protein L40e has protein sequence MGRFPEAEARILNVQICRKCNARNAIRATRCRKCGYEGLRPKKKELKA, from the coding sequence ATGGGAAGATTTCCAGAGGCAGAGGCAAGGATCCTTAACGTACAAATATGCAGAAAGTGCAACGCACGCAATGCCATCCGCGCTACCAGATGCAGGAAGTGCGGCTACGAGGGTCTAAGGCCGAAGAAGAAAGAGTTAAAGGCATAA
- a CDS encoding acyltransferase yields MLESQFLRSSSNQRIHESCKLYGKNVIGNNCTILENVTLGYPSGKILNELLSNGLSFEEGSFDGVKIGDNAVIRPNSTIYCDVKIGNYLRTGHNILVREMTNVGDNVLIGTNVVIDGTTTIGNNVSIQSNVYIPTNTIIEDNVFLGPCSVLTNDKYPIRVKYDLKGPVLRKGASLGANCTILPGVEIGEGAMIAAGALVTKDVPAWKLALGFPAKIIDMPEELRNLNRI; encoded by the coding sequence TTGCTTGAATCTCAATTTTTAAGATCATCAAGTAATCAAAGGATACACGAATCGTGTAAACTATATGGTAAAAACGTCATCGGTAATAATTGTACCATCCTTGAGAATGTCACTTTAGGCTATCCGAGCGGAAAGATACTGAATGAGCTTTTATCAAATGGCCTAAGTTTTGAGGAAGGGTCTTTTGACGGGGTAAAGATTGGCGATAACGCGGTCATCCGCCCTAATTCGACCATATATTGTGACGTAAAGATCGGTAATTATCTTCGGACCGGGCATAATATCCTGGTCAGGGAGATGACGAACGTAGGCGATAATGTGCTCATTGGCACGAACGTGGTGATCGACGGCACTACGACGATAGGAAATAACGTCAGCATTCAAAGTAACGTCTACATTCCCACTAACACTATAATAGAAGACAATGTTTTCCTGGGCCCATGTTCCGTATTAACTAATGATAAGTATCCGATAAGGGTAAAGTATGACCTGAAAGGCCCGGTGTTGAGAAAAGGAGCATCTTTAGGTGCCAACTGTACGATATTGCCAGGTGTAGAGATCGGTGAAGGCGCCATGATTGCGGCCGGCGCTCTTGTCACTAAGGACGTGCCTGCATGGAAACTGGCACTTGGATTCCCGGCAAAAATTATCGACATGCCTGAAGAGCTGAGAAATTTAAACAGGATATGA
- a CDS encoding ParB/RepB/Spo0J family partition protein, with the protein MGGRTKPAKPVFETISIDSVRQSEDHIRKTFSKCTNLTATISDVGLLQPILVCRSGNGYEVIDGARRLEALKDLGISELIVGKDVIVAVDETEADARFKQIIANIQREDINDIELGHAFVTLKESFDYQYNEIAEIIGKTPHYVAAKVGLAKRLTKEVQELFVSDIESAKCIQNTLSCDDVREPPYVMNVNIIEDIARLPAELQRPAYDAICARKMDKNEALSYLRSLKRDAEVLKLADDVKGLVESYSDGDVKNAPDKELKRYLKKIDRDLDKLATRVSVADPAERENIKPVLESLIQRLSSLYAEVNAGEAESCGIEA; encoded by the coding sequence ATGGGTGGTAGAACAAAGCCAGCTAAGCCTGTTTTTGAAACTATTTCTATAGATAGCGTGCGCCAGAGCGAGGATCATATCAGAAAAACTTTTTCGAAATGCACCAACTTAACGGCCACTATCTCTGACGTGGGCCTTTTGCAGCCTATTTTAGTCTGCAGGTCCGGCAACGGCTATGAAGTCATCGACGGTGCGCGAAGGCTTGAGGCTTTGAAGGATCTCGGTATCTCAGAGCTTATTGTCGGTAAGGATGTCATTGTCGCTGTCGATGAGACTGAGGCGGATGCCAGGTTTAAGCAGATCATCGCTAACATTCAGCGTGAGGATATCAACGATATTGAGCTTGGCCATGCTTTTGTCACCCTGAAAGAGTCTTTTGATTATCAGTATAATGAGATCGCGGAGATCATAGGTAAGACTCCCCACTATGTAGCCGCGAAGGTAGGGCTGGCGAAACGTCTTACGAAAGAGGTTCAGGAGCTTTTTGTGAGCGATATTGAGTCTGCGAAGTGTATTCAGAATACATTGTCGTGTGATGATGTCAGGGAACCGCCCTATGTCATGAATGTCAATATCATCGAGGACATTGCGAGGCTTCCTGCGGAATTGCAGAGGCCGGCGTATGATGCAATCTGTGCCAGGAAAATGGATAAGAATGAAGCTCTTTCCTATCTGAGGTCGCTGAAGAGGGATGCGGAGGTATTGAAGCTTGCCGATGATGTGAAGGGCTTGGTGGAGTCGTATTCGGATGGGGATGTTAAGAACGCTCCGGATAAAGAGCTTAAGAGGTACCTGAAGAAGATCGACCGCGACCTTGATAAGCTGGCTACGAGAGTTAGTGTGGCGGACCCGGCGGAGAGGGAGAATATCAAGCCTGTGCTGGAGTCTTTGATCCAGAGGCTTAGCTCGCTTTATGCAGAGGTTAATGCGGGTGAAGCAGAATCGTGTGGGATCGAGGCTTGA